CTTTTCCTTATTGAAAAGAGTTACTtgcaccatttttttttttttttgggtgaaagaagaaaaattattattcACGACAGGTAGAGTACGAAAAACATAATTTATCATCTTTGATGCCATTGGGTGCATGTAAATATAAAAGCCCAAGATAAATCCAAAGGCTTGAGCCTATAATATGGTTCAATTATGGTGTCATCCAgattgaccccaaaaaaaaaaaaaaaaaaactagaaataTCAACTTATTATATCAATTAATGTGAAAATATCTAATGTAAAAAGCTTATAATTCAAGTGGTTTAGGACTGTTACCTTGCACTCGAGGTCATATTCCCCTCCCTAAGGTCTGtgtggtttcaatttggtcactTTTGCCCATTTAGCTTTCAATTCCAAGCAATTCGAGTACATTACCCAATTTTCGACGATGCTCACTCAATTGCCAGCACCATTCTCGAAACCTCGCAGGGATGTTCAAAGATTAACAGACCTTAGCCATATTCTGTTCGAGATCCAACTTTTGCTGATATCCTTCTCTGCAAGCAGAATATAGAATTTAGTCAGCCACACATTAAagaattcaaatgaaattaaagCAGGTCAATAGACTATGACTTACCATGGCAATAGGTGATGGGAACAAGTAGACCGTCGCCTACGTTGCCTTCCCACTTTTCGTTGACCTCCAGTGCATCGATGTTCCACACAGTCTTCATGGCTGAGATTGTCAAACAATTTGGCATTACTGACACGAAATTGGGCATACTTCCCACAACGTCTCACCTTGAAGAAGTAAAAGATCTCCCGCACTGTCAAGCCTAGCTAAAAGAAGCAGTTCAGGTTATCAAAGCAGATGATCGCCTGGTAGAAATTTGGAGTACATTGGCTTGGGGCATACTCCATGGCACAAAATACCTTCTACAGCGAAAATGTGTAGCCTAAGGAGAAGTAGAAGAAGCGGAAAAAGATGATCTTGACATCCGAGTTGTTCGAGTCTACCCGAGGCATTATTATTTGAAGATTCTGTCAACTTGACATGCACGTCATCGGGTATGGCAGAGGCAAAGGTAAAGCGCCACTTTTGGAACAGAGTCTTGAACGTGATGGGATGCAAGTTTGCCACAAATCTCTTCTTGAACACCTTGGAACCGTCTCATAAATATAAGGGCACTTGCGAGTTAGATCACCGACTACCCTTATTAGAAGACATGATGAGTGAAAAGCtgcaaaaaaatgaagaaaattccAAGGAAAATAGCAAGTCAGAACTATAATTGGtggtataaaaaaacaaacggGAGGAGACAAGCGGCCTGAGCCGTAGCACCCAAGCAAGCCGCGACACAgctccaacaaaaaaataaaataaaatagcagCTTCCTCCAGCAGAAGCCGACGACCACTATGGCAGCAGCCGACGACCGCGACCTTGGCACAACCAACATAGGCTAGTCCCGTGGTCAGTTGAAGCACGCAAGCCAATTGGCTCGTGTAGATAAGGAACAAAGAAATAATGGAGCAGCCACAACTTCCACTGCCAGCTGCGGCAGCAACTGCTCAACCCTGAGTTCACAGCTGGCCTCGCAGCGCAGCCAGTTCGCGCAGTCACAACAACAACTCGCCATTCTTTGCTGTCATAATGACAACCAGCCATTCtttgcatgaatttttttttttttttaaaaaaaatctactACAACCCTAAACCCAAGCAAGCCGCTACATAGCtctagcaaaaaaaaaagaaaagcttccGCCAGCAAAAGCCGACGACCACCATGGCAGCAGCCTCCTCCGGTGACCTCGGCACAACCAACATAGGCTGATGCTGCGGTCAGTTGGAACACGCAAGCCAGTTGGCTCGTGCAgataagaaacaaagaaacaatgGAGCAGCCACAACTCCCGCAGCCAACAGCGACAGCAACCATGACCGCTCAGTCCCGAGTTCACGGCTGGCCTTGCAGCACAGCCAGTTTGCGCAGTCACAACGACAACCAGCCGTTCTTCGCagtgaaacaaaaaaaaaaactcctgCAACCACCATGGTCGTCGTATCACGACGACAACCAATCGGGCCCCGCCAACTAGTCCTCGCCCatgaagaaaaatcaaagaagaagaaaaaaggcatGACTTATCTTGGGAAACTCCTCTCCTCAACAAGCAGTACACTCCTCCAAGATCTCTCTCACAagctagaaagtagagaaaGACAAGTTAGTAATTTGAAAATGAGTGAAGAAAAGCCTTGTATTTATGGTAGTTGGGTATACTTGACCTAGAAGGAATCACAAGCTTATTCCAACTGGGAGCCTAATTCCAAGAAGAAGTCAAAAGCCTACTCCAATTGGGAGCCTAACTTGCAAAAGGATCTCAACTTACAAAAAGAAGCCTAGATGCAGTTGGAAAGCCCAATAAATATTTGGGACATTTTGAAAAAGgacaaaggagagagaaatattttgaaaagaagccaaaatggacaaaaatggccttatttatttttggatttcctaaggaatcccttacatttgcatgtcattggtttgaaagttgaggggtttttctgtatttttttggaaaagttttggctttttccaaaagtgaaagtttttttatggCTAAAACCTATATTTACTTAAATATTTCACATTTACTCCATGCCTCATaagcgccatgcagaagctggggacATTTATGGGAACACATATTTCGGCAGCCAATAAGAAGATGACACGTGGAAAAAATGAATATTCCTTAGGCCAACTAATTACCCTAATTAAATCCTATTTAATTAGGGaattatctttgatttaaGATAGGAATATCTCCCTAAATCAAGGAACCAATTTCCAGCAAATCTCTTTGATTAATTCCTATCACCTTTTTGGGTAAAAATAatcctaattaaataaggattaTTCTTCAAACCCTAGTGAAGCAAGGGgtctataaatacatggtTACACAACACGCATGAGGTAATTCCAAAACCATCTgaatccctctctctctctctctctctctctctctcacgccACACTCTCCTCTCTCCTGCGGCTCTGGCCACCCTCACATATGGCTCCAGCCACTCGGTTTTCTCGTATCGTAGAGAAAACTCTGACATTCTCTgttatttttatatctttcTCAAAATCAtctaactgacttaggcatcgaagGGCCTTTGGCTAACACTCCTTgagtgtggtctatttactccaaccTTTTTCGCAGAAATAGAGGAAGAATAGATAGAAGGAAGCTCGAAGGGTGAAGAATCTCTCGTAAATATTATCCTGTGAAAATTTTGCTCAAACATGGCTCCAGCCACTCGGTTTTCTCATATCGTAGAGAAAACTCTGACATTCTCtgttatttttgtatctttctCAAGATCATCTAACTGACGTAGGCATTAAAGGGCATTTGGCTAAAACTCCTTgagtgtggtctatttactctaACCTTTTTCgcaggaatcgaggaagaaTAGATAGAAGGAAGCTCGAAGGGTGAAGAATCTCTCGTAAATATTCTCTCGTGAAAATTTTGCTCAAACATGGTGTTAAGGTCAAAATCTCTTGCCAATTCATTGAACACGTGCCCCTAAACTAAAATGGAAGATGGAAATTAGCAAGGGATTTGACCTTAATACCCCTCCAGGCCTAACGACAATCAGACGAATTTGACGGAAATTGGGCAGTGTCTTCGAAATGTTTGGAATTGGAAATCATAGGGGTAAAagtgatcaaattgaaaccataGGGACCTTAGTGGTAAAAGTCGTAAACCATAGGGACCAAAAGTGAATTTTTGCAACAAAAAATGGTTCAAAATCACGCCCCTAACACGTGACTACTAAGCTGTTTGTTGACTACGCCATTTTCCCAAACAGCAACCAAATAgactaagagagagagagagttaccaCAGGAGAGGCAGAGAGAGATGGCGCTGAGAGCAGCCCTACTGCGGCACGTGCGAATTCCGgcacaaaccctaaacccagCCCTAACCCTAACCGGAGGAAAATGGGGCCCACCTTCTCTCCGGTGGATGTCATCGCACGACGATCATCTCACCAAATCCGAGGTCACCGAGAGAGTCCTCTCTGTTGTCAAGAGCTTCCCAAAAGTCGATCCTTCCACGGTATGCCTTTTCCTACCTCTACCTTCTGTTTGTTTCCCGGGAAATGTAAAACGTTATATCAGAATCtcaatctttgttttgattttgccATCGTTTTTACCATTTTGTTCTTTGGTGAGCTGTAGTTAGTGTGCTATCAGTCAATTTCTTATTTGAACTTAATTTTTCACATGGatttttgaaataattcaagtttgatttggttttcgAGGTTGTAAAATAATgtcaaaagaagagaaagaaaaatgagattttggatcagttatatttttttttggtcaatctTAGTCCCCTTTTGGGCATTAATGTCCAGACATCAATACAATGTAGAAATGCTGGTGTTGTTTTGTCCTGAATTcgttgttttctttgttttcttcatgcTCTGCCTCTATGGTAATGGGCTAAGTAACTATTAATCATGCCGTATTGTTCTGTATGCTGTTTAACCTTTAAATATGTTTAATGGGTCATTTGGGCCTTTTAATTCTTATGATAAGAATCATGGGTAGAACTTGGCCCTGCAAAATCAGCCTGCTAGGTTTTTCGAAAGAGTTCCTATTTAGCTGATGTAGGAAAACAAGAGGCAGAAAACAACTTTTATAACTGATTTTTGGGGCATGTAATGCACATTTTGCATGGACTGTGATCCTTGATTATCGAAACTGGATGTTTTAGTATTTGTTCGATGCACTTAGAAATTTTCTGATAAAGGACACATGGTTGCAACTTAACGTATTTGTAAACTCACTGGTCCGAGACAGAGATCAGGCTATTAGAACTAAATAGGGCAGTTGGTGAGGCAAATTCTCTGGAACAATGAAAATAGATATCAACTGTGTCAAAATgataaaacattttttttgctCTTTGTAAGGAAATTCTACTACTGGGCACTTGATAACTAAGATATGAAAGGTACTGGGTTTTATAGGGAAAGCAGGTTATGAATGAGAGTCTTTATGGATTGTGCGTGCGCTTGGTGACTGCTTTGATAGATTTATATGTACATAGTAGTAgttaaaaatccaaaaccatATTACCTGCAGGATCTATTTTAGTGCTCATGTACTATGTTAGAAACTTCATAAGTGAAATGGCATGAATGCCCATCTGCCTATTTGCAAGTGGCCTGCCCCTTAGTTTCTGGTTTAACTTTTTCATCGGTCTCATTTTATAAGTATAATTCTGTTTCTCCCTTTCagaatgttttctttttccatcaATCAAgcattaaaattttgttttgacagaAATTTACTGGGAGTACTGATTTTTCCAGCAATTATCTGCAGGTGACTTCTGATGTACATTTCCAGAAGGATTTGGGCTTGGATAGCTTGGATAATGTGGAGATTGTGATGGCTCTGGAAGAAGAGTTCAAGCTAGAGATTCCAGACAAGGAAGCCGATAAGATTGACTCTACTAATCTGGCCATTGAGTACATCTACAACCATCCAATGGCTGGGTAACTCTCTTTAGCAGCAGCTTTTTTCCTTTACATGAATTGTTCAAacgtatttttgttttgctcttGTGACACTTGTAGAAATTGATCACCGTGTTGGTTGAAAATAATTTGCATCTGTCTGAAAAAAGAGTAGTCCTGGAACTAAATTTTATCAATGTCTTTGCAATGCTTCGATTGTAAACAATGACATCTTCTATCCAATCAGCCTGCTGATTGGTTGTGTTCCTGCTCAATGCTATTTTTCATTACGTGGTTTAGTGTTCTATATGGTTAATGTGCCTGTGAGTTGAAAGtgcattataatttataaccCTCTATACTTGTGGACTTGGTTGATCACAACTTGACAACTTCTTTTTTAAGGATATTAGCTAGGTTACCAGCGGTTCACTTTGCTGCTCTTCATATTGGCAAGTTGTGTCCTTGTGGCATCTTATTTTTCCAATCCATAATTCATTGTTGCAAGTATTATGATGCTGGTGACCAAAACATTGTCAAAATGATGGGCAGGTCTGTGTGTGCGCTTCTACGTTAAGCATTTTGTTCCTTGAAAAGTGCCTGGTCTACGAGGAACACTCTTTTTTTGTTCCGTCTCCAAGATACACCTTCTAACCCCAATATTCTTATTTCACTCCAATACTACAAAAGCGTTTTAATAATCTTGAAATGCTTATGACAGTGCACAAAGCACTCTCAAAATTTTATGTGGATacatgaaatttgacaaaGATTTATAATACTACCTTTCCATGCGTATATTAGAAGATACAGTTTGTGATATGATCAAGTTGCTATGTATAGTTCATATGAAAACTTTGATGATTGTGATTTTGTGTTGGCATGTGCCCTAACATCTTTAAATTTGTAGCTTTTGCAATATTTCCTACTTATTTCATTCTGTGGGCAACTGGTCTTCTGGAAGTTGGATATCATTGCAATGCTTGAATGGTTTTGCCACTTATCTATACTTAATAAGATTGCTTGTAGTTGGATTGAATCTTAGGATTTTATTCTTGTGGGCAACTGGTCTTGTGGAACCTGGATCCCATTACAATGCTTGAAAATTCTGCCACATATCACTGCTTATTTATATCACTAAACTAAGAATTAGTTGGTACAtgttaaatttggaaaaaagaaaaatgcatttcacatattttttgtgtgtgatAGCGTTAAGCATCAAATCATCTGTTCTTAAGTTGCCACCTTTTCGGCCAATGATTGCATGTATTCTTATCATAATGCTGGAATATTATGGAAGGCCATGTTGTTTAGCATTGAAGTCTAAGACATCAACCAAAATAACTCTCTCGTGAAGTTACTCCAAAACACTTACTTGCAATGACTTGTCCTCCCGAAAagatatattaattaatttgttggattcaaaaaggaaaattgaatTGCAAACTACGAACTTAATTCTCCAAATTTTGTTGCCAAAGTTAAGAAGGGAATGAGGAAAATTCGCATACACGAGTATTATGGGGGCTTGAATCGAGGATCACTTGGGAGCACACCAAAGGCCTATGTCAATCCAACTAACACCCTATTTGTGGTGTTACTTGAATCCAATTAGCCTCTAAGTTTTTTTACTATTTGaccgaaaaaaaaagagggaaaaaatgTATACTTCATTGGCAATCCATGActtcaattttcagttttgacCACCCTACTTCTTGGCCTTTGAGAGAGTGTACAACAAAAAAGTATTATAGCGGTGGAAATTCTAATCCttgtgttgaggcccaaaaattcAAGGGGCTAGGCCCAAGATGACTATTGGCCCAATAGGGACAAGTAAACACAAGAGAATTTAGGGAACGAATTAATACGAGCTACGGGTCACATGCCGCGCCAAGCAAGAACGTGCGGAAAGACCAAAAACATGCTAactttacaaaaaaaacatgctCACTCCTATTGAACCCGGCTATAGCCTATGGTGATAGGATAAAAAAATCCAAGCACAAGCACAGGTGTCGGAACTGCCATGCCAACGCCGAGATGCGTTACAAGCTTaggtgggcccaagccaccaaaattacccggggcttgcttgaacgggttgtggtatggatggcaACAGGCTTTCATAAAACTCATTGACGAGCCAAGGAAGTGGTAGTTTCTGGTCACTTGGGGGGcccaaaactcaagcctaTTTCTTCGGCCCGAAATGCATGGGTTAgcatgagagaagagagagcatGACCCAATACCTTAGAAAAAAAGTGCAAAGCCTGTTAGAAAAGgctaagacaattagaaagcCTAAACGTGCTGTTAAAGTGCAATAGGCAAGCtgcttccggcagcttgacgaaaagCCCAGTAGATTGACCAGAATGACATATCACCAATTCAAAGCCTAGGAAAGAAAAGCCCAGCCCAAGCTCTCTGTAAAATATCTGGCCAAGCACGTTTTGTCCCTATCCGAGAGAGTCAACAGCAAACATCTTAAAAACCAGAGGAAATCCACACAAGCAAGAGGTTTATCCGCTGAGTAAAACGTAGCTCCTTTCCCTCCCATTGTCCTGGCAGCTTGCATAGGAAAGGTCGAGAGAAAAACAAGCGGCTCTTCACCTCTATGAAGAAGGGCCAGCAAAACCAAGACCTTGGAACCGCAAATGGGTTCCTTACCCATATGTCTTGGGCGGATAGGATTCATCAAAGAAGACGAAGTGGGgaaaaacaatggaaagaGGGAGGGAACTATGACGAAATTAGAACCCTGAGTGGCTATAAAGGGAGGACTTCTGCTACCCAGAAGAACCAACCCACTTCCAGAGCTCGACCAAGCATTGTCAAGCAGCTGGAAAATCTACTCAAGCCACCCCATCTCCCCCTCCATtcgttttcttcctccatcaGGAAGGAAACCAGCTGAATCTTCCTTTGCTTGCTCTAAACCTCCATCCTCCATAGGaaaattcatctctctctctcaaaattgcTAAACCTGTGAAAGCctagctcccatgccacatgCTCTTCAAGCCAAGCTCTTCTGTAAAATTGGTTAAGTTTGTTTGGGCTATTAGTGAGGGAAGCCTGAGAGTGTTTTCGTAACAGTTTCATCAGGCTCTGCGAAAAACACTCTTCCAGGCGCTTGGTATCGAACCCAGGCACTTGGGGAATTTTGCTTACTTCTCTTCTTAcggcagcccaagcccattcgtcAGGCTGCTGGAACAAAAGGCCCCAACACCTTGCAAGTTGCAGGTGCCTTGcaggttttttcttcttttctttttgccttATTCCGGTAGTCTTTTCGTGTTAAGTTTTGgccttgtatttttattgatcAACAGATAAAACGGCAGCCACTAAAGTTGTAATTATTATAGAATATTTTTGGGTGAGTATTTATATAGCCCATGTTGTGATATGGGGTTTAATTTGGTCACGTTGCCTTGGAAAGCTATTACGACCTTAACTGCTAATAGACCATATTGTCTTGTCATATAACAACCAAAGCACACATAAAAGTAGAATTCTTGCATCCACACCCAACATTTCATTGACGACGCAATCTACTAATTAGTAAAGAGAAGAACACTAATGTGTACAAGGCTCCACCACATGCATTTATCAGatttgtttcttcattttttttcttttcttttttcgacTTTTTGGGAGTAGATTCAAACGGGATCTCTTCTAACAAAGCGAAGAGAAATATTATACGTGTACGTATAATTATCAGCTACTAATGTAATGAAACGGGTATAAATCACTTCTAACAAAGCGAAGAGAAATATTATACGTGTACATATAATTATCAACTACTAATATAATGAAACGGGTATAAATCAACGTCTAATAGTCatccacatattttgttaacATGTGTTCACCCTTAGCTTCAAAGTCGAAGCCTCAATTTGTTGCAAACATAAGTTCTTTATAAACATGGAGGCTGGAGCtatgttttataaaaaaacaaaaccgtggTAAGGGAGTGAGCACACAACCGTGGTCAACTGGCCTTGACATACCATTTCTTGTCCCTAACATTAAATACTTGTAGTTTTCTGTAGTACCTAATATGAACGTTTAGTTGATCAATTACTTCTCCATcgttaaatattttattattataaataatagtAGGATTAATTGGAAGTTACTCTTTCTTGATGTTAGCTTCAAAGCTCACCATTAGCAATCCCCTAATTATCATATCTTCATCAATTAGATTTCTGGTTACAGCTAAGCGGAAttcagatttaaaaaaaacttgcaaATAACAACAACCAGACAGTGAAACAAAACAGCCCAAGAACAAGTCTCAAACAACGAATGAACATGAAACCTATGCATCGGAGAAACCAAACCACATATACAATAAATAAGtagaaatttcattttattcatGAACAAAAGACAGCTAGCAAGCCACCATGCAAATACCTtcttatttatattaatttaaatccTAATGAACCGAGCATGTCGATAATAGAAAGAGCTATGGCAGAAAGCTGAACAGCATCGTTGTTTCTCTTCGTCAATGGCGAAACCAACCCTTTTCTTTCATGGAAACCATCTTCACAAGTTACAGGGGCATCATACACTCCAGTCACTCGTACATTGGCATCTCGATACTGCTTAGCCTTGTAATATCTGAGAGCTTGCTTGATGTCTGGTATGGCGTCTGAATAAAGCTCCAAGCAGACTTCCAAATAGGCCCTTAAAAATTTATCCAGTTTCCTGTTCTTCATAAGTTGTTTGATGTATTGCCTTGTGCTGGTCATGTTTTGGCGGATTAAGTTCATGGAGATTATGCCAAGTTGGCGAACATCGGCGCTGCTGGAATTCGGGGCGGCTTGGAGAGAAGTTACGCAGAATTTGTAGCTCAGGTTTGGATCATCTTGAACACATTTTTTGCAGGTTTCAGGGATGAGGTTTTTGGCAGTTATGGCTTTcaaggtgaagaagaagaagaagaggagcaGGAAGAGAGGGAGGGATGTGAGAGAGAATGTGGAAGTTCTCATTTTTTTGTGTTGTGGGGGATTGAGagctatattttctttaatggGTATTTATAGGTAGTGTGGCAAagtctttcttattttttattattttattattttatatatataatgaaaatagttaaattacaaagaaaatttgaggatataatataattttaatggGCACATTACAAGGATAATTTGAAAACCAAACGTAAAGTTGAGTACAGTTATGTTCTAATTTAAGAAATTTATCTGACATCAAATTTGCTTCTCGAACAGATGTTGGACTTTTGAACTTCCCGGTTGATGAAGAagacttcaaatattttaacCTGCTATCAAATTCTCCAAGGCATACTCTTCATGAAAGACCATGCTTTTAAGAACTGCAATTTTCGATTGAAGAACTAAAAATATAACCAATTGGAAAAGTACCACCAATTTTCACATTTACTATAAGTAATCCCTGCAACAATGTtccaacaaatttaaaattttgttttccagATTAGCGAAAAGCAGGTAAAGTTGAACAATTTTTCAATAACCAATCACATAATTTAGATTTTGGTGGTTCTGAAATTGTGGAGAGGAATGTTGCACACTTGGATTGAAATTATTTACTTCaaaaagtgaataaataaGATTATACTAACCTCTCCGCGAGAggcttatttttaaaattttttaatttattttagaattaaaaaagataatggggagttgtgttccataaatataggatccattatcttatttttcttttaattttaactttttaatatgaaaaagtgtgaatttaccatatcatacttatttaattaataatttcaattcttaatgtttgcattaaccaagggtattttatggtattttaaatgtttcagcattctctgtcttttgctttataatctcatttaattaataattttaattaataatgtttgcattaactaaaggcattttatggtattttgaatgtttcactattctctgttttttgctttatatatagatgaaGATAGCAGAGAAAGAAAGCCTAAGTCCAATGTTATAGATGGTCTTGGGCCAACACAGTTGTGGAAAGAGTGGGGGCCTCGGCTTGATGATTTTGAGCCCCAACTCGACCTTGGCACAAACCTGGTTTGAATACAGGAGCCCAACAGTTACATGCTAGCTATACGCCTTTATGAATTTTGGCTTTTAGTGCCAGTTtgacattgcttatttggggaaataagtgatttttttttttaattttgagaggcccaacccgtttggtaaactgtaagaaaatcacttattgttaaaaattgcagtgagagaaagctataagggaaagcagctaatgaggtgctttcattttctgattatgcaggaatcagtttcgaagaggcgctgggtttaatgattatgcgacaatcattttctgattatgcgtaaaatcaataccaacaacactttgaacaaaaaatttaccaaactcCAAACTGCTTTatctcacagctgatttctctcacagcaaatttGATAGCAATTATTTTCCCACAAACTGGCTCTTAGTCAATATAGCATATGGAATatacttctttatttttatattatttacaaAAGTAATTGGACCTAGGGTATGTGTTGTGTTATTATTAGGAGCATGATGAACCCAGTGAGTGGCTTGTATTTCAAGTAgttaaaaatattagaatataatttttttggtttaatttttCGCTTACTTAATATCatattttaatgtttcttaAATAGGAAAGGGGGAATTCATGAATTAGGAATATAAGAGAGATGAATGAGAAttaatgagtttttttatttaaaccacacatttttttttttgttcaccCCAATATTTCAATCATTAATctcttaagttttattattgtgtaaaaagataaataaaataaaaaaagtcatCCAATGTAATACTTAATCCTAATACATAACACACTCCACCACTgttcatattaagttttaaaaaacacaaactcatcTACACCCTATTACCAGATTACTCATCTATTTCAATCCAAGAAACCTACTACATTCTCATATTCTCTTCACAAACCTTAAATACGATATGCAAATATTGGCTTGTGGGTCGTCAATTAAGGTATGTAATGTGAGAAGTCATCATCAGGAAGACCACCTGCTGATTTCCCCAAGAAAACTTCTGAATTTTGTGCAAGAATTTGATTAGGGCTCCTCAAGGAAAGTAAAGACTGTGAGTCTCTCTGTTTTACAATAAGTAATGATAGCTGGAATTAGTTGTTAATCACTAAGCTTCAAAGTAGAGTGGTGAGGGGCAAGATAGTGGGGTGTGgggttgatgagtttttttgagtttttctatttaaaacccccactcttttctttgttcaccccaatacttaaatcattaagctcttgagttttattattgtgtaaaagacaaaaaatgtCATTcaacttaatacttaaccctagtacatctatacacacacTCCCACACACcccaccactcttcatattaagttttagaaaaacacaaactcctCTACACCCTATTGCCAGATTACTCTTCTCCTTCAATCCAAGAAACCTACTACTCttattttctcttcacaaAACCTCATAGTTCATGCTCAATGCTGCTACACATTTGACAATAGTGTTCTTATCTCTTTAAGTAATGTGAGGTTGAGGTGAACTTAAAGTGGTGAGGGACAAGATAGCGAGGTGTGGGGTGTGaggttgatgagtttttaattttttaattttttttttgttggtgtgTATTTAGgggtagtttgggaagatagTGGAGTTTtattagaaattgtgaaaatttgaattagaagttGGGGTGAACTTAGAATGCCaggtgaacaaagaaaagtgcaaaatttaaatagaaaaa
This genomic stretch from Prunus dulcis unplaced genomic scaffold, ALMONDv2, whole genome shotgun sequence harbors:
- the LOC117613371 gene encoding acyl carrier protein 1, mitochondrial-like; protein product: MALRAALLRHVRIPAQTLNPALTLTGGKWGPPSLRWMSSHDDHLTKSEVTERVLSVVKSFPKVDPSTVTSDVHFQKDLGLDSLDNVEIVMALEEEFKLEIPDKEADKIDSTNLAIEYIYNHPMAG
- the LOC117613372 gene encoding putative invertase inhibitor: MRTSTFSLTSLPLFLLLFFFFFTLKAITAKNLIPETCKKCVQDDPNLSYKFCVTSLQAAPNSSSADVRQLGIISMNLIRQNMTSTRQYIKQLMKNRKLDKFLRAYLEVCLELYSDAIPDIKQALRYYKAKQYRDANVRVTGVYDAPVTCEDGFHERKGLVSPLTKRNNDAVQLSAIALSIIDMLGSLGFKLI